The following nucleotide sequence is from cyanobacterium endosymbiont of Braarudosphaera bigelowii.
TTTAAGTTCAAAACGACTGATAACTTCACTAATCAATTTTCGTTGTACACCATCAGGTTTAATCATAATAAATGTACGTTCCATTCACTTACTCCTTTAAATTAAATAAACATAATAATTGTTCTTTAAAATTCTATAGTACTATCTTAATATTTAGGCATTTTTTATATAAATAGTAACTTTTTTAAAATTTCATAATTAATTAAATATACTAACCTTACTCAACAATAATTATATTAAAATTTATATTGTTGAACTAATGTTATGTAAACTTTAGTTCGATTGGACAACTTATCTAGTATAGATTCAAGTTAACTATCATCTCAATTTTATTAGTACTTTCACTTTTATCTTTATCAAGAAAAAATCTTTTAATTATATAACCACTATCATGTCAGTAATTGTAATAATAAGCCTTTAATTTTTGATTTTCTCTCAGAAAAAGTATGTATAGTTTTATCTTTGTATTGTTAAATTAATATATTTTTCTTAAGTAGAGCTATAAAATTTAAATATGTATTTCTTCGTATATAATATGTATTTCTTTCTATATATTGTAATAATGTTTATAGCTCTATTAATTATTAACAATGCGTAAGTTTTTTAATTTAAATATAGTTATATTTTTTGGATTATGTGGACTATCTATGAGTTGGATTGCTGGTTGTAGTTATAATAGTGTTCCTGTAACTACTGAAGAGTTGGAATTTTGGACAATGCAACTACAACCAAAATTTACTTCATATGTCACTAAACTAATCGAAGAATTTGAGCAAGAACATGAAAATATAACAATTCGTTGGACTGATATTCCTTGGGAAGCGATGGAAAATAAAATTTTGACGGCAGTTTTATCAAATACCGCTCCAGATGTTGTTAATCTTAACTCTAATTTTGCTGCTAAACTGGCTAACCGTAACGTTTGGTTAGATTTTAATCAACATATCTTTCAAAAAATTAAAAAAAATTATCTCCCAAATATTCAAGATTCCAGTAGTATAGGCGATTCTACTTTCGGGTTACCATGGTATTTAACTACTCAGATTACTTTATATAATAAAAATTTATTTAAACAAGCCGATATAACTAACCCACCAAAAACTTTTGATGAATTAATAAGTGTTGCAATCAAGATAAAAAAGAAAACTGGAAAATATGCTACATTCTTTACTTTTGTGCCTGGAGATTCTGGAGAAATTTTAGAATCTTTAGTTAAGATGGGGGTTACATTAATTGATGATCAAGGTCAAGCAGGGTTTAATACACCTGAAGGAATGAAAGCTTTTCAATACTGGGTTCTTCTATATAAGCAAGGTTTATTACCTCCAGAAGTTTTAACACAAGGACATAGACATGCTCTTGAGTTATATCAATCTGGAGAAATTGCATTACTGTCAACGGGTGTCGAATCATTTTCAATGATTAAAAAGAATGCTCCTACTATTGCGCAAGTATCTGTTTCTGCTCCACAGATTACTGGTGATACAGGAAAGAAAAATGTTGCAGTTATGAATTTGTTTATTCCTAATAGTACTAAAAAAACAGAGGAAGCAATAAAATTTGCAGAATTTGTAACTAGTACTAGTAATCAATTAGTCTTTGCAAGACAAGCTAATGTTTTACCTTCAACTATAGATGGTATAAAAACTTATATATATGAACAAAAACAATTAAACTACTCAACTCCTTTATCTGATGCGATTACCGTAAGTGCAATGCAATTAAAGAATACAGAGACTTTAATACCTATACAAGAGAATATTAACCAATTGCAAAAAATTATTTATGAGAATTTGCAATATGCTATGTTAGAGAAAAAATCTGTTAAACAAGCATTATCTGATGCTGCTGAAACGTGGAACAACTTTATTGCTGAATAATAGTAAGAGATTATCATAAAATGCAATTAACTTAAAAATTTAAATTATGTATATATTTTTTAAATATGGATAATTATCATTTATAATATGATGTTAATGATGGGGCTATAGCTCAGTTGGATAGAGCAAGCGCCTCCTGAAGTTCGGGCATTCTGAGTGGAAACTTCAGAAATGAATGTAGTCAAATTCAAGGAAACCTAAGTCTCCATTGAGATACGGCAATCTTGAGCCAAGCTCTAAAACCCTTTTTAGAGAAGGTGCAGAGACTGGTTATCAGTATTTAGGGAAAAGTTGTTTTAAATAAGCTGATAACATTACGGCTACCACCTAAGGATAAAATAATATCTAGGGTGAAGGAATAGTCCAGAGAGTAAGGAAACTTACACGAATCTGAAGCGCTAGGTCGCTGGTTCGAATCCAGCTAGTCCCGTTAATATATTATAAATTCTATAGTCTCATATGACTTAATGCATAACTTATGATTCTGTTTTTATTTATTTCATAAAACTTAAAAAATAACTCAATTTATTTTAGGATCTACTTATAGCATGACTTGTTTATATAATAGGCCTCATTTTTATTTATTAGAAATTAGTTTATTTTTATGCTTAACGACTACTGTTTATGCTCAGGAACAACAACGTATTTATAATCCCATTCCATTAGAATATCACTCGGAAATGTATGATCGTCTATCTGATCAGGATATTCCCACAGGGGAAGGAGGCTTTGCTAAAGACTATTGGGTAAAGCTTGAAAAGGGAGATCAAGTGGCAGTTGATCTCATGTCTGATGAATTTGATAGTGTTGTATTGTTACTTGGAGCTGATGGAACGACAATAGCGGAAAATGATGACGGTCCCGATGGTAGTACTAATTCTCTTCTATTTTCTCGTATTACGGAGAGTGGCCGATATATTATTCGTGTTCATGCTTTTGGAGAGACAGGTAGCGGAAATTTTAGATTAAAAGTTACTAGATTACGTCCTATTGGCCACTAAAATTTAGAACCAATACGCATAATATTAATGATTCTGTCCATTCTACTACCGCACCGTAGGTATCTCCTGTATAGCCTCCAAACTGTTTGTTGAAAAAAGAACTTACCCCAATAGAAATAACAATACCAGTCATAACAATAATTATTCCTAACAATTCTTGATGTGAGGTGAACACTATCCAAAGTATATTTGTTATTAACAAACTTAATATTCCAAATAACAAATCTTTAGGATAGTTGATATACTGTTTATGAAAAAAACCTTTCCCAACCTTTTTTAAATAAGGGTAAAAACTTATTGAAAAGACCTGTGCCCATCTGCCCCATCCATAGGTAACCATTAAAATCCATAAACGATAATTAGTAATAGCACTTAAAGCAACGATTTTTAAAAAAATCACCATTACTCCAGCAATTACTCCAAAAGCTCCAGCTGAGCTATCTTCCATTGCCATTAATCTCTTTTGAGGATCATTTAATCCCATACCATCAGCACTGTCAATAACCCCATCTAAATGTAATCCTCCAGTTATAAAAATACCTAAAAAGACTATTAAAGTACTTCTAACTGTAATAGGAAATCCAATAAATGTTAATATATAATCTATTATTCCTAATATTATTCCAATTAAAAGCCCTACTACAGGAGACCAAGCTGCAATAGATTGAAAGCTTTTTTCCCAACTAGTTGGCAACGGAATGATGGTATAAAAAGTAATTGATCCCAGTAAAAACTTTAACAAAATATCAGATAGCTAATAACAGTACTTAATTTATTTTAAGTCTATATCTTTAAAGATATTCAAATTAGTTTCAATATCTTTAAAGATAAATAGCACATTATTTTTAATGTCAATTTATTAGCCATAATATTACAGGTAAAGTAAGAAAGCTAAAGATAGTAGTTAAAATAATTGTACGTACAATTTGATTTACTTCTCCTCCAAATTCTGTACTTAAAACAGCTGTGTTGATTGCTGTCGGCATTGCACTTTGTAAAATTAAAACTTGTAAATCTAAATCTTTTAGACCAATAATTCCTCCGACACATAAAGCTATAAAAGGAGCTAAAATTAATCGAAGATTTAATGATATTAACTCTAGACTAGTTATTTTAAATTTTGTGCTTCTTAATTCCATTCCTAATACTATAAGAGCAATAGGAATAGAAGATCTGCCAAGAAGATTCAATACTTCATATAAGTTGAAAGGAAGTTCTACATGTAGTATTCTTAGTATTATTCCTAATAACATTGCCCATACTAATGGCAGTTTAAAAATCATTTGTATACTATTTTTAAAACTAGTTCCGGCTAAAAGGGCTGGCATAATAACAAAAAGTAATATGCTTGACCCTATCATATAAATCACAGCTCTTTCTAATCCAGCAGAACCTAATGCGAACTCTATTAGGGGTAGCCCCATATTTCCATTGTTTGGATGTAAGGTAGTGGCTATTAAACTTTTATAAATTGCTGTTGAAATTTTAAAATAGTGTCTAAGCCAACTAACTAGTATATATAGTATTAAGGAAATTAAAAAAACCCCTAATAGCAATCGCAACATGCTATTACTAGACATATTGGTAGTATATAAACTATCAGTAACTAATGCTGGAAATAAGATATAAACGATTAATTTAGATAATGTCGTCTTATGAAGATCTAATTTTTTCCCTGCTGTAGCACCAATAATAACAATGAAAATAATAGGGAAAATGGCGGAAAAAAGAACAGTCATTAGTAAAGTATAAATTACATAACATTAACTGTACTAAAAAATAAATAGTCTCAATTAAAGAGTACTATAAGCTAATCAGTAATACCTAAGTTCTTTAAATAAAAGACTAAATTACTTTTAAGTTAGAATTACATTAGTTAATGCTTATGATTAACAAGACTTATTAAATATATATTTGTAGATTTAATTCTTTAGCCTTCGTTATAACAGACAAAAAGTAGGCTTGATTATCTTCTCCAAAACTTTATCTTTTCAACATAACAAAAATAAGTAATCTTTTAAAGTTCATCCCATCCACTAACTCCAGAAGACATAACATAACTAGTTACTGTAGCTTCGAAAAAGTTTGCTTTGGTATGTCCATCTTTTTTGGTATCAGAAAATCTTTCTAGATGACTATAAGGACTTTTAGTATATTTTTCTCCAGTATAAAGTGGTTCTAAACCTATAGAGCGTAATCTAATATTAGCTAAATATTTTGTATATTGTTCTGTACTGGATTCAGTGATGCCTAATATATTGTTACCAATGATATGATTAGTCCATCGACATTCATGATTAACAGCTGTATCAAACATTTCATAGATTTGTTCAGTAGAATGAGGAAAAACTTTTCTCGCTTCAGGAATAAGTTTTTGATATAGTCTTACGTGACTTAATTCATCTCTATTGATCATTTTAAAAATATCTGCGGATCCCGGCATTAACATTCTGGAAGCTAAATTATAAAAAAAAATAAATCCATTATAGAAATATAATCCCTCCAGTAAAAAGTCTGCCATTAGTGCTGTGAAATAGTTTTCTGCTGTAGGATTGTCAATATATTTTTGATATATTTTTGCAATGAATTCGCATCGACTTTTTAAAACTTTATCAACACGCCAAAATTCATACACTTGGTTCCTTCTGTCTGGAGGAACAATTGTTTCGATTATATATTGATAACTTTGATTGTGCATACCTTCTTGAGATATCTGTTCAGCCATACATAGACTAACTTCTGGAGCTGTAATGCTACTTTTGAGATGAGGAATATTACAGGTTTGAATAGAGTCTAAAAAGGTAAGGTATGATAGTATACCATCATAAGCATAACGCTCATCTTCGGTTAAATTAGAGTAGTCTGTCACATCTTGAGTTATGTCTAACCTTTGAGGAATCCAGAAGTTTTCTCTCATTTGTTGATATAACCCAACTGCCCAAGAATATCGTACATCGTTTAGTTGCATTAAATTAGTCGTATTTCCAAACCAGATAGCCCTGTTCTCAACGGCATCATCTCCTTCCGGATTGAAAATAGGATTAATTGACATTGTTGCTTGTTTATCTATAATCATTTCAATTACATAGTAAATTCTTATAAAATAATTATATATGATTTAAATATCTACTATTCAAGTTCTAATACTTACTTTTTAATCATTGAATTGTACTAATTGAGAATTGATTAGTTGCATAGTCTATCTGAATATAAATACAATAGTTATAATACAAATTATATCTATCATATTATTTCTTTTTAATAGAAATAATATGATAGATATAAATAAGTATATAGACATAATAGCTAATATATTTATTCAATATATTCATTAATTGTTAGTTATCTTTTTTACAATAACAATAAATAAATAACTTTTGATACTTAAAGTCATAGTACATACTATGGCTTTAAGTATCTTCTAGTCGATAGTAATTTCAATTTCATAAATTGAAATACTTAAGTATAACTAGCTAAAATGGCTGAGAAATATATGCTGGCAAATATTCACAATTTTCTATTACTTCTAAAGATCTCTAATACTTGCTTCTGAATAAAGACAAATACAATAAAACTGTTTTTCTAAAAATATTTACACAACAATTTAATACTTTCTAATTGACGAATCCGATATATATTATTCTGCAATCAATGGATATCTTTACGTAAATAGAACTCCTTCGTATCTTTATAAAGAAAGACGAACAAAGTTATTGCTAACTTATCTACATTGTATTATTAATAGTAATTTCTCTATTAAAAGCTATAGTTATAGTATTAGGTAATAAATATATTTCTTATTTTGAACAACTACTTCGCACCTAAAAACCTTTTGTTACTTTTACAATAATAGATACATTTCTCCACTATGAGTTAAGAATATGTAGTCAATCCTCTATGCTGTTCTAAAAAAAAATAGTTATCACACCAATCAGAACAATCTATTAAAATATTACTAGATCTTTCTGATCCAAGATATGATGTCCTACTTAGTAGTTTCTTGATTAAACGGAAAAACAAGCAATTTTTTTAGTAAAAGATAAGGTGATTTAAAATTTTGATCTCTTTAAAGCTCATCTATTTGTAAATTTTATTTACAATAAAGATCAGACATTATTATTTTATTACTTCTTAAATTAATAAAATTTATTTTCAAAAAAGTATTTATTTAAAATTCTTCAATACAATCTATTTTTTAAATATGTGGTTATTAGTACTTATTTTAGGCACAATTACATACTATGTTATAAAACGAACAATTGCTCCTATTACCAATACTTCTATATGGATTATCTGGTTGATAATGATGACGCCAGCTCTGATATGGACAGTTTGGTACGAAATAGCAGAAAAAGATAAGTCTATACCTATCTTACTAATTATCATACCTTTAGTCGTCTGCTTAATTTTATATTTATGGATTATTGGAGTAGGTAGAGTTAAGTTGTTACCAAAGCAAGAAACTGAGCATCAAGTTTTACTTCATGAAACCGAAAATAGTAAAAACGGTACTCAGATAATACGTCCTATTACAGCTGCTGAGGAAAAATCTTTAAGAGAGTGCTTTTCCTGGAGAATATATCATTTACAAGATGTAAATTATCGTCCTCAAACTATTTTGTGTCATGGAAAATTAAAAGCCCTTCCAGAAAAAGCCTATAACTCTATCAAAAGTAATATTGAAAAAGTATTTGGTAATCGTTTTTTAATACTGTTTCAAGAAGGTTTAAAAGGGAATCACTTTTTTGCTTTAGTCCCTAATCCTCATTTTAAAAAGGAAATAGAGAAACCTTTAAAAAAGCCGTTATTAGCTTTTGGTTTGCTATTACTTACCCTACTAACAACTACAATGGTTGGAACATTTCAAATAATAGGTACTGAACAAGAGCTTATAGAAAATAATTTTGCTATATTTCTTGAAGGATTACCTTATAGTCTAGGCTTAATATCTATTTTGGGAGTTCATGAGTTTAGTCATTACCTAACAACTGTTCGCTATAAAGTTGCTGCGACTTTTCCTTATTTTATCCCTATTCCCTTTTTCCTTGGCACTTTTGGAGCATTTATTCAGATAAAATCTCCTATACCGCACCGTAAAGCTTTGTTTGATATAGCTATTACTGGTCCTTTGGGAGGATTTTTAGTTACCTTACCATTATTAATATGGGGTATATCATTGTCAGATGTTGTTCCATTACCGATAGAAGAAAATGTTTCTCTGCTAAATACACAAGCGTTAGACCCAAGATTTTCTATATTATTTACTATATTGGTTAAATCAGTTTTAGGCAGTCATTTTATAGCAGGAAAAGTTATTTCTCTTAATCCTCTAGCTGTAGCAGGATATGTCGGACTTATTGTAACAGCACTGAATTTAATTCCTGTAGGACAATTAGATGGTGGTCATATTGTTCATGCTATGTTTGGAC
It contains:
- a CDS encoding ribonucleotide-diphosphate reductase subunit beta, yielding MSINPIFNPEGDDAVENRAIWFGNTTNLMQLNDVRYSWAVGLYQQMRENFWIPQRLDITQDVTDYSNLTEDERYAYDGILSYLTFLDSIQTCNIPHLKSSITAPEVSLCMAEQISQEGMHNQSYQYIIETIVPPDRRNQVYEFWRVDKVLKSRCEFIAKIYQKYIDNPTAENYFTALMADFLLEGLYFYNGFIFFYNLASRMLMPGSADIFKMINRDELSHVRLYQKLIPEARKVFPHSTEQIYEMFDTAVNHECRWTNHIIGNNILGITESSTEQYTKYLANIRLRSIGLEPLYTGEKYTKSPYSHLERFSDTKKDGHTKANFFEATVTSYVMSSGVSGWDEL
- a CDS encoding ABC transporter substrate-binding protein, whose product is MRKFFNLNIVIFFGLCGLSMSWIAGCSYNSVPVTTEELEFWTMQLQPKFTSYVTKLIEEFEQEHENITIRWTDIPWEAMENKILTAVLSNTAPDVVNLNSNFAAKLANRNVWLDFNQHIFQKIKKNYLPNIQDSSSIGDSTFGLPWYLTTQITLYNKNLFKQADITNPPKTFDELISVAIKIKKKTGKYATFFTFVPGDSGEILESLVKMGVTLIDDQGQAGFNTPEGMKAFQYWVLLYKQGLLPPEVLTQGHRHALELYQSGEIALLSTGVESFSMIKKNAPTIAQVSVSAPQITGDTGKKNVAVMNLFIPNSTKKTEEAIKFAEFVTSTSNQLVFARQANVLPSTIDGIKTYIYEQKQLNYSTPLSDAITVSAMQLKNTETLIPIQENINQLQKIIYENLQYAMLEKKSVKQALSDAAETWNNFIAE
- a CDS encoding AEC family transporter, with amino-acid sequence MTVLFSAIFPIIFIVIIGATAGKKLDLHKTTLSKLIVYILFPALVTDSLYTTNMSSNSMLRLLLGVFLISLILYILVSWLRHYFKISTAIYKSLIATTLHPNNGNMGLPLIEFALGSAGLERAVIYMIGSSILLFVIMPALLAGTSFKNSIQMIFKLPLVWAMLLGIILRILHVELPFNLYEVLNLLGRSSIPIALIVLGMELRSTKFKITSLELISLNLRLILAPFIALCVGGIIGLKDLDLQVLILQSAMPTAINTAVLSTEFGGEVNQIVRTIILTTIFSFLTLPVILWLIN
- a CDS encoding site-2 protease family protein, with amino-acid sequence MWLLVLILGTITYYVIKRTIAPITNTSIWIIWLIMMTPALIWTVWYEIAEKDKSIPILLIIIPLVVCLILYLWIIGVGRVKLLPKQETEHQVLLHETENSKNGTQIIRPITAAEEKSLRECFSWRIYHLQDVNYRPQTILCHGKLKALPEKAYNSIKSNIEKVFGNRFLILFQEGLKGNHFFALVPNPHFKKEIEKPLKKPLLAFGLLLLTLLTTTMVGTFQIIGTEQELIENNFAIFLEGLPYSLGLISILGVHEFSHYLTTVRYKVAATFPYFIPIPFFLGTFGAFIQIKSPIPHRKALFDIAITGPLGGFLVTLPLLIWGISLSDVVPLPIEENVSLLNTQALDPRFSILFTILVKSVLGSHFIAGKVISLNPLAVAGYVGLIVTALNLIPVGQLDGGHIVHAMFGQKIAIMVGQLTRILMLILAMNRPEFLIWAILLFLMPIFDQPALNDVTELDNTRDFLGLCTLTLLLLILLPVPSFLVNWLQV
- a CDS encoding PPC domain-containing protein: MTQFILGSTYSMTCLYNRPHFYLLEISLFLCLTTTVYAQEQQRIYNPIPLEYHSEMYDRLSDQDIPTGEGGFAKDYWVKLEKGDQVAVDLMSDEFDSVVLLLGADGTTIAENDDGPDGSTNSLLFSRITESGRYIIRVHAFGETGSGNFRLKVTRLRPIGH
- the cobS gene encoding adenosylcobinamide-GDP ribazoletransferase, whose protein sequence is MLKFLLGSITFYTIIPLPTSWEKSFQSIAAWSPVVGLLIGIILGIIDYILTFIGFPITVRSTLIVFLGIFITGGLHLDGVIDSADGMGLNDPQKRLMAMEDSSAGAFGVIAGVMVIFLKIVALSAITNYRLWILMVTYGWGRWAQVFSISFYPYLKKVGKGFFHKQYINYPKDLLFGILSLLITNILWIVFTSHQELLGIIIVMTGIVISIGVSSFFNKQFGGYTGDTYGAVVEWTESLILCVLVLNFSGQ